Proteins found in one Gopherus flavomarginatus isolate rGopFla2 chromosome 18, rGopFla2.mat.asm, whole genome shotgun sequence genomic segment:
- the IDH3G gene encoding isocitrate dehydrogenase [NAD] subunit gamma, mitochondrial isoform X5 — translation MKEGDLAQPRRGRQRDANAWAQFPASSGVPGAERRTLTSDPQHTPIPPPAKYGGRHTVTMIPGDGIGPELMLHVKEVFRQACVPVDFEEVRVSSQVAEDDIQNAIMAIRRNRVALKGNIETNHNLPPSHKSRNNILRTSLDLYANVIHCQSLPRVLTRHRDIDILIVRENTEGEYSSLEHESVSGVVECLKIITKARSLRIADYAFRLAREAGRAKVTAVHKANIMKLGDGLFLQCCREVAGGYPEITFESMIVDNTTMQLVSRPQQFDVMVMPNLYGNIVNNVCAGLVGGPGLVPGANYGRDFAVFETATRNTGKSIAQKNVANPTATLLAACMMLDHLRLHSFATTIRQAVLASLDDEATHTPDIGGQGTTSGAVQSILRHVRTASGWSQCS, via the exons atgaAAGAGGGTGATCTCGCCCAACCCCGCAGAGGGCGCCAGAGAGACGCCAACGCCTGGGCCCAGTTCCCAGCATCCTCTGGG GTGCCAGGAGCCGAGCGCCGGACCCTGACGTCA gacccacagcaCACCCCCATC CCTCCTCCCGCGAAGTACGGCGGGCGTCACACCGTGACCATGATCCCAGGCGATGGCATCGGGCCGGAGCTGATGCTGCACGTGAAGGAGGTATTCAG gcaggCCTGCGTCCCGGTGGACTTTGAGGAGGTGCGGGTGAGCTCGCAGGTGGCGGAGGATGATATTCAGAACGCGATCATGGCCATCCGGCGAAACCGCGTCGCCCTGAAGG GAAACATTGAGACCAACCACAACCTGCCCCCGTCCCACAAATCCCGGAACAACATCCTGCG caccagcctggATCTCTACGCCAACGTGATCCACTGCCAGAGCCTCCCGCGGGTGCTGACGCGGCACCGGGACATCGACATCCTCATCGTGCGCGAGAACACGGAGGGGGAGTACAGCAGCCTGGAGCACGAG AGCGTCTCCGGCGTGGTCGAGTGCCTGAAGATCATCACCAAGGCACGGTCCCTGCGCATCGCCGACTACGCCTTCCGGCTGGCCCGCGAGGCCGGGCGCGCCAAGGTCACCGCCGTGCACAAGGCCAACATCAT gaagCTGGGCGACGGGCTCTTCCTGCAGTGCTGCCGGGAGGTGGCGGGCGGCTACCCGGAGATCACCTTCGAGAGCATGATCGTGGACAACACCACCATGCAG CTGGTGTCCCGCCCCCAGCAGTTCGACGTCATGGTGATGCCCAATCTCTACGGGAACATCGTGAACAACGTGTGTGCGGGGCTGGTCGGGGGCCCGGGGCTGGTGCCCGGTGCCAACTACGGGAGGGACTTTGCCGTCTTCGAGACT GCCACGCGGAACACAGGGAAGAGCATCGCCCAGAAGAACGTCGCCAACCCCACGGCCACCCTGCTCGCCGCCTGCATGATGCTGGACCACCTCCG GCTCCACAGCTTCGCCACCACCATCCGCCAGGCAGTGCTGGCCTCCCTGGACGACGAGGCg acccacACGCCGGACATCGGGGGCCAGGGCACCACGTCGGGGGCCGTCCAGTCCATCCTGCGTCACGTCCGCACGGCCAGCGGCTGGAGCCAGTGCAGCTAG
- the SSR4 gene encoding translocon-associated protein subunit delta isoform X1: MALARIALLLAAAALGGARAETCSEPTIVPSYYTTADAVISSESVFVVEIALTCRNGAQNVALYADVNGKQFPVTRGQDVGRYQVSWSMEHRAARSGTYEVKFFDEESYSALRKAQRNNEDVSVIRALFTVSVDHRGAWTGPWVSTEVLAAAIGLLIYYLALSAKGSIQA; the protein is encoded by the exons ATGGCGCTGGCGAGGATCGCGCTGCTCCTGGCGGCCGCGGCGCTGGGCGGGGCCAGAG ctgagACGTGCTCGGAGCCCACCATCGTGCCGTCCTATTACACCACGGCCGACGCCGTCATCTCCTCGGAGAGCGTCTTCGTGGTGGAGATCGCGCTCACCTGCCGCAACGGGGCGCAG aaTGTCGCCCTGTATGCTGACGTCAATGGCAAACAGTTCCCCGTCACCCGGGGGCAGGACGTGGGGCGCTACCAG gtttcATGGAGCATGGAGCACAGAGCCGCCCGGTCCGGCACCTACGAAGTGAAGTTCTTTGACGAGGAATCGTACAGCGCCCTGCGCAAG gcccaGCGCAACAACGAGGACGTGTCGGTGATCCGAGCCCTGTTCACAGTCAGTGTGGATCACCGG GGCGCCTggactggaccctgggtctccaCAGAGGTGCTGGCTGCCGCCATTGGGCTCCTGATCTACTACCTGGCCCTGAGTGCCAAGGGGAGCATCCAGGcctga
- the IDH3G gene encoding isocitrate dehydrogenase [NAD] subunit gamma, mitochondrial isoform X2: MAAGTYMALTIAENRRGLPHCARAHASSPQRNVARFPGRISRGMSLTSSRGSGRALLPCLVRGSAMTAALMAVRQLWRAALLAPRPVPGAERRTLTSHTPIPPPAKYGGRHTVTMIPGDGIGPELMLHVKEVFRQACVPVDFEEVRVSSQVAEDDIQNAIMAIRRNRVALKGNIETNHNLPPSHKSRNNILRTSLDLYANVIHCQSLPRVLTRHRDIDILIVRENTEGEYSSLEHESVSGVVECLKIITKARSLRIADYAFRLAREAGRAKVTAVHKANIMKLGDGLFLQCCREVAGGYPEITFESMIVDNTTMQLVSRPQQFDVMVMPNLYGNIVNNVCAGLVGGPGLVPGANYGRDFAVFETATRNTGKSIAQKNVANPTATLLAACMMLDHLRLHSFATTIRQAVLASLDDEATHTPDIGGQGTTSGAVQSILRHVRTASGWSQCS, encoded by the exons ATGGCCGCCGGGACGTATATGGCGCTGACGATCGCGGAAAATAGGCGCGGATTGCCTCACTGCGCACGCGCGCACGCCAGTTCTCCACAGAGAAACGTCGCGAGATTTCCAGGTCGGATCTCTCGCGGGATGTCGCTGACTAGTTCTCGCGGTAGCGGGCGCGCGTTGCTCCCGTGTCTCGTGCGCGGCTCTGCCATGACTGCGGCCCTGATGGCGGTGAGGCAGCTGTGGAGAGCGGCCCTGCTGGCGCCCCGCCCG GTGCCAGGAGCCGAGCGCCGGACCCTGACGTCA caCACCCCCATC CCTCCTCCCGCGAAGTACGGCGGGCGTCACACCGTGACCATGATCCCAGGCGATGGCATCGGGCCGGAGCTGATGCTGCACGTGAAGGAGGTATTCAG gcaggCCTGCGTCCCGGTGGACTTTGAGGAGGTGCGGGTGAGCTCGCAGGTGGCGGAGGATGATATTCAGAACGCGATCATGGCCATCCGGCGAAACCGCGTCGCCCTGAAGG GAAACATTGAGACCAACCACAACCTGCCCCCGTCCCACAAATCCCGGAACAACATCCTGCG caccagcctggATCTCTACGCCAACGTGATCCACTGCCAGAGCCTCCCGCGGGTGCTGACGCGGCACCGGGACATCGACATCCTCATCGTGCGCGAGAACACGGAGGGGGAGTACAGCAGCCTGGAGCACGAG AGCGTCTCCGGCGTGGTCGAGTGCCTGAAGATCATCACCAAGGCACGGTCCCTGCGCATCGCCGACTACGCCTTCCGGCTGGCCCGCGAGGCCGGGCGCGCCAAGGTCACCGCCGTGCACAAGGCCAACATCAT gaagCTGGGCGACGGGCTCTTCCTGCAGTGCTGCCGGGAGGTGGCGGGCGGCTACCCGGAGATCACCTTCGAGAGCATGATCGTGGACAACACCACCATGCAG CTGGTGTCCCGCCCCCAGCAGTTCGACGTCATGGTGATGCCCAATCTCTACGGGAACATCGTGAACAACGTGTGTGCGGGGCTGGTCGGGGGCCCGGGGCTGGTGCCCGGTGCCAACTACGGGAGGGACTTTGCCGTCTTCGAGACT GCCACGCGGAACACAGGGAAGAGCATCGCCCAGAAGAACGTCGCCAACCCCACGGCCACCCTGCTCGCCGCCTGCATGATGCTGGACCACCTCCG GCTCCACAGCTTCGCCACCACCATCCGCCAGGCAGTGCTGGCCTCCCTGGACGACGAGGCg acccacACGCCGGACATCGGGGGCCAGGGCACCACGTCGGGGGCCGTCCAGTCCATCCTGCGTCACGTCCGCACGGCCAGCGGCTGGAGCCAGTGCAGCTAG
- the IDH3G gene encoding isocitrate dehydrogenase [NAD] subunit gamma, mitochondrial isoform X4: MAAGTYMALTIAENRRGLPHCARAHASSPQRNVARFPGRISRGMSLTSSRGSGRALLPCLVRGSAMTAALMAVRQLWRAALLAPRPPPPAKYGGRHTVTMIPGDGIGPELMLHVKEVFRQACVPVDFEEVRVSSQVAEDDIQNAIMAIRRNRVALKGNIETNHNLPPSHKSRNNILRTSLDLYANVIHCQSLPRVLTRHRDIDILIVRENTEGEYSSLEHESVSGVVECLKIITKARSLRIADYAFRLAREAGRAKVTAVHKANIMKLGDGLFLQCCREVAGGYPEITFESMIVDNTTMQLVSRPQQFDVMVMPNLYGNIVNNVCAGLVGGPGLVPGANYGRDFAVFETATRNTGKSIAQKNVANPTATLLAACMMLDHLRLHSFATTIRQAVLASLDDEATHTPDIGGQGTTSGAVQSILRHVRTASGWSQCS, from the exons ATGGCCGCCGGGACGTATATGGCGCTGACGATCGCGGAAAATAGGCGCGGATTGCCTCACTGCGCACGCGCGCACGCCAGTTCTCCACAGAGAAACGTCGCGAGATTTCCAGGTCGGATCTCTCGCGGGATGTCGCTGACTAGTTCTCGCGGTAGCGGGCGCGCGTTGCTCCCGTGTCTCGTGCGCGGCTCTGCCATGACTGCGGCCCTGATGGCGGTGAGGCAGCTGTGGAGAGCGGCCCTGCTGGCGCCCCGCCCG CCTCCTCCCGCGAAGTACGGCGGGCGTCACACCGTGACCATGATCCCAGGCGATGGCATCGGGCCGGAGCTGATGCTGCACGTGAAGGAGGTATTCAG gcaggCCTGCGTCCCGGTGGACTTTGAGGAGGTGCGGGTGAGCTCGCAGGTGGCGGAGGATGATATTCAGAACGCGATCATGGCCATCCGGCGAAACCGCGTCGCCCTGAAGG GAAACATTGAGACCAACCACAACCTGCCCCCGTCCCACAAATCCCGGAACAACATCCTGCG caccagcctggATCTCTACGCCAACGTGATCCACTGCCAGAGCCTCCCGCGGGTGCTGACGCGGCACCGGGACATCGACATCCTCATCGTGCGCGAGAACACGGAGGGGGAGTACAGCAGCCTGGAGCACGAG AGCGTCTCCGGCGTGGTCGAGTGCCTGAAGATCATCACCAAGGCACGGTCCCTGCGCATCGCCGACTACGCCTTCCGGCTGGCCCGCGAGGCCGGGCGCGCCAAGGTCACCGCCGTGCACAAGGCCAACATCAT gaagCTGGGCGACGGGCTCTTCCTGCAGTGCTGCCGGGAGGTGGCGGGCGGCTACCCGGAGATCACCTTCGAGAGCATGATCGTGGACAACACCACCATGCAG CTGGTGTCCCGCCCCCAGCAGTTCGACGTCATGGTGATGCCCAATCTCTACGGGAACATCGTGAACAACGTGTGTGCGGGGCTGGTCGGGGGCCCGGGGCTGGTGCCCGGTGCCAACTACGGGAGGGACTTTGCCGTCTTCGAGACT GCCACGCGGAACACAGGGAAGAGCATCGCCCAGAAGAACGTCGCCAACCCCACGGCCACCCTGCTCGCCGCCTGCATGATGCTGGACCACCTCCG GCTCCACAGCTTCGCCACCACCATCCGCCAGGCAGTGCTGGCCTCCCTGGACGACGAGGCg acccacACGCCGGACATCGGGGGCCAGGGCACCACGTCGGGGGCCGTCCAGTCCATCCTGCGTCACGTCCGCACGGCCAGCGGCTGGAGCCAGTGCAGCTAG
- the SSR4 gene encoding translocon-associated protein subunit delta isoform X2 — MALARIALLLAAAALGGARAETCSEPTIVPSYYTTADAVISSESVFVVEIALTCRNGAQNVALYADVNGKQFPVTRGQDVGRYQAQRNNEDVSVIRALFTVSVDHRGAWTGPWVSTEVLAAAIGLLIYYLALSAKGSIQA; from the exons ATGGCGCTGGCGAGGATCGCGCTGCTCCTGGCGGCCGCGGCGCTGGGCGGGGCCAGAG ctgagACGTGCTCGGAGCCCACCATCGTGCCGTCCTATTACACCACGGCCGACGCCGTCATCTCCTCGGAGAGCGTCTTCGTGGTGGAGATCGCGCTCACCTGCCGCAACGGGGCGCAG aaTGTCGCCCTGTATGCTGACGTCAATGGCAAACAGTTCCCCGTCACCCGGGGGCAGGACGTGGGGCGCTACCAG gcccaGCGCAACAACGAGGACGTGTCGGTGATCCGAGCCCTGTTCACAGTCAGTGTGGATCACCGG GGCGCCTggactggaccctgggtctccaCAGAGGTGCTGGCTGCCGCCATTGGGCTCCTGATCTACTACCTGGCCCTGAGTGCCAAGGGGAGCATCCAGGcctga
- the IDH3G gene encoding isocitrate dehydrogenase [NAD] subunit gamma, mitochondrial isoform X1, translating to MAAGTYMALTIAENRRGLPHCARAHASSPQRNVARFPGRISRGMSLTSSRGSGRALLPCLVRGSAMTAALMAVRQLWRAALLAPRPVPGAERRTLTSDPQHTPIPPPAKYGGRHTVTMIPGDGIGPELMLHVKEVFRQACVPVDFEEVRVSSQVAEDDIQNAIMAIRRNRVALKGNIETNHNLPPSHKSRNNILRTSLDLYANVIHCQSLPRVLTRHRDIDILIVRENTEGEYSSLEHESVSGVVECLKIITKARSLRIADYAFRLAREAGRAKVTAVHKANIMKLGDGLFLQCCREVAGGYPEITFESMIVDNTTMQLVSRPQQFDVMVMPNLYGNIVNNVCAGLVGGPGLVPGANYGRDFAVFETATRNTGKSIAQKNVANPTATLLAACMMLDHLRLHSFATTIRQAVLASLDDEATHTPDIGGQGTTSGAVQSILRHVRTASGWSQCS from the exons ATGGCCGCCGGGACGTATATGGCGCTGACGATCGCGGAAAATAGGCGCGGATTGCCTCACTGCGCACGCGCGCACGCCAGTTCTCCACAGAGAAACGTCGCGAGATTTCCAGGTCGGATCTCTCGCGGGATGTCGCTGACTAGTTCTCGCGGTAGCGGGCGCGCGTTGCTCCCGTGTCTCGTGCGCGGCTCTGCCATGACTGCGGCCCTGATGGCGGTGAGGCAGCTGTGGAGAGCGGCCCTGCTGGCGCCCCGCCCG GTGCCAGGAGCCGAGCGCCGGACCCTGACGTCA gacccacagcaCACCCCCATC CCTCCTCCCGCGAAGTACGGCGGGCGTCACACCGTGACCATGATCCCAGGCGATGGCATCGGGCCGGAGCTGATGCTGCACGTGAAGGAGGTATTCAG gcaggCCTGCGTCCCGGTGGACTTTGAGGAGGTGCGGGTGAGCTCGCAGGTGGCGGAGGATGATATTCAGAACGCGATCATGGCCATCCGGCGAAACCGCGTCGCCCTGAAGG GAAACATTGAGACCAACCACAACCTGCCCCCGTCCCACAAATCCCGGAACAACATCCTGCG caccagcctggATCTCTACGCCAACGTGATCCACTGCCAGAGCCTCCCGCGGGTGCTGACGCGGCACCGGGACATCGACATCCTCATCGTGCGCGAGAACACGGAGGGGGAGTACAGCAGCCTGGAGCACGAG AGCGTCTCCGGCGTGGTCGAGTGCCTGAAGATCATCACCAAGGCACGGTCCCTGCGCATCGCCGACTACGCCTTCCGGCTGGCCCGCGAGGCCGGGCGCGCCAAGGTCACCGCCGTGCACAAGGCCAACATCAT gaagCTGGGCGACGGGCTCTTCCTGCAGTGCTGCCGGGAGGTGGCGGGCGGCTACCCGGAGATCACCTTCGAGAGCATGATCGTGGACAACACCACCATGCAG CTGGTGTCCCGCCCCCAGCAGTTCGACGTCATGGTGATGCCCAATCTCTACGGGAACATCGTGAACAACGTGTGTGCGGGGCTGGTCGGGGGCCCGGGGCTGGTGCCCGGTGCCAACTACGGGAGGGACTTTGCCGTCTTCGAGACT GCCACGCGGAACACAGGGAAGAGCATCGCCCAGAAGAACGTCGCCAACCCCACGGCCACCCTGCTCGCCGCCTGCATGATGCTGGACCACCTCCG GCTCCACAGCTTCGCCACCACCATCCGCCAGGCAGTGCTGGCCTCCCTGGACGACGAGGCg acccacACGCCGGACATCGGGGGCCAGGGCACCACGTCGGGGGCCGTCCAGTCCATCCTGCGTCACGTCCGCACGGCCAGCGGCTGGAGCCAGTGCAGCTAG
- the IDH3G gene encoding isocitrate dehydrogenase [NAD] subunit gamma, mitochondrial isoform X3 yields MAAGTYMALTIAENRRGLPHCARAHASSPQRNVARFPGRISRGMSLTSSRGSGRALLPCLVRGSAMTAALMAVRQLWRAALLAPRPVPGAERRTLTSPPPAKYGGRHTVTMIPGDGIGPELMLHVKEVFRQACVPVDFEEVRVSSQVAEDDIQNAIMAIRRNRVALKGNIETNHNLPPSHKSRNNILRTSLDLYANVIHCQSLPRVLTRHRDIDILIVRENTEGEYSSLEHESVSGVVECLKIITKARSLRIADYAFRLAREAGRAKVTAVHKANIMKLGDGLFLQCCREVAGGYPEITFESMIVDNTTMQLVSRPQQFDVMVMPNLYGNIVNNVCAGLVGGPGLVPGANYGRDFAVFETATRNTGKSIAQKNVANPTATLLAACMMLDHLRLHSFATTIRQAVLASLDDEATHTPDIGGQGTTSGAVQSILRHVRTASGWSQCS; encoded by the exons ATGGCCGCCGGGACGTATATGGCGCTGACGATCGCGGAAAATAGGCGCGGATTGCCTCACTGCGCACGCGCGCACGCCAGTTCTCCACAGAGAAACGTCGCGAGATTTCCAGGTCGGATCTCTCGCGGGATGTCGCTGACTAGTTCTCGCGGTAGCGGGCGCGCGTTGCTCCCGTGTCTCGTGCGCGGCTCTGCCATGACTGCGGCCCTGATGGCGGTGAGGCAGCTGTGGAGAGCGGCCCTGCTGGCGCCCCGCCCG GTGCCAGGAGCCGAGCGCCGGACCCTGACGTCA CCTCCTCCCGCGAAGTACGGCGGGCGTCACACCGTGACCATGATCCCAGGCGATGGCATCGGGCCGGAGCTGATGCTGCACGTGAAGGAGGTATTCAG gcaggCCTGCGTCCCGGTGGACTTTGAGGAGGTGCGGGTGAGCTCGCAGGTGGCGGAGGATGATATTCAGAACGCGATCATGGCCATCCGGCGAAACCGCGTCGCCCTGAAGG GAAACATTGAGACCAACCACAACCTGCCCCCGTCCCACAAATCCCGGAACAACATCCTGCG caccagcctggATCTCTACGCCAACGTGATCCACTGCCAGAGCCTCCCGCGGGTGCTGACGCGGCACCGGGACATCGACATCCTCATCGTGCGCGAGAACACGGAGGGGGAGTACAGCAGCCTGGAGCACGAG AGCGTCTCCGGCGTGGTCGAGTGCCTGAAGATCATCACCAAGGCACGGTCCCTGCGCATCGCCGACTACGCCTTCCGGCTGGCCCGCGAGGCCGGGCGCGCCAAGGTCACCGCCGTGCACAAGGCCAACATCAT gaagCTGGGCGACGGGCTCTTCCTGCAGTGCTGCCGGGAGGTGGCGGGCGGCTACCCGGAGATCACCTTCGAGAGCATGATCGTGGACAACACCACCATGCAG CTGGTGTCCCGCCCCCAGCAGTTCGACGTCATGGTGATGCCCAATCTCTACGGGAACATCGTGAACAACGTGTGTGCGGGGCTGGTCGGGGGCCCGGGGCTGGTGCCCGGTGCCAACTACGGGAGGGACTTTGCCGTCTTCGAGACT GCCACGCGGAACACAGGGAAGAGCATCGCCCAGAAGAACGTCGCCAACCCCACGGCCACCCTGCTCGCCGCCTGCATGATGCTGGACCACCTCCG GCTCCACAGCTTCGCCACCACCATCCGCCAGGCAGTGCTGGCCTCCCTGGACGACGAGGCg acccacACGCCGGACATCGGGGGCCAGGGCACCACGTCGGGGGCCGTCCAGTCCATCCTGCGTCACGTCCGCACGGCCAGCGGCTGGAGCCAGTGCAGCTAG
- the IDH3G gene encoding isocitrate dehydrogenase [NAD] subunit gamma, mitochondrial isoform X6, with protein MKEGDLAQPRRGRQRDANAWAQFPASSGPPPAKYGGRHTVTMIPGDGIGPELMLHVKEVFRQACVPVDFEEVRVSSQVAEDDIQNAIMAIRRNRVALKGNIETNHNLPPSHKSRNNILRTSLDLYANVIHCQSLPRVLTRHRDIDILIVRENTEGEYSSLEHESVSGVVECLKIITKARSLRIADYAFRLAREAGRAKVTAVHKANIMKLGDGLFLQCCREVAGGYPEITFESMIVDNTTMQLVSRPQQFDVMVMPNLYGNIVNNVCAGLVGGPGLVPGANYGRDFAVFETATRNTGKSIAQKNVANPTATLLAACMMLDHLRLHSFATTIRQAVLASLDDEATHTPDIGGQGTTSGAVQSILRHVRTASGWSQCS; from the exons atgaAAGAGGGTGATCTCGCCCAACCCCGCAGAGGGCGCCAGAGAGACGCCAACGCCTGGGCCCAGTTCCCAGCATCCTCTGGG CCTCCTCCCGCGAAGTACGGCGGGCGTCACACCGTGACCATGATCCCAGGCGATGGCATCGGGCCGGAGCTGATGCTGCACGTGAAGGAGGTATTCAG gcaggCCTGCGTCCCGGTGGACTTTGAGGAGGTGCGGGTGAGCTCGCAGGTGGCGGAGGATGATATTCAGAACGCGATCATGGCCATCCGGCGAAACCGCGTCGCCCTGAAGG GAAACATTGAGACCAACCACAACCTGCCCCCGTCCCACAAATCCCGGAACAACATCCTGCG caccagcctggATCTCTACGCCAACGTGATCCACTGCCAGAGCCTCCCGCGGGTGCTGACGCGGCACCGGGACATCGACATCCTCATCGTGCGCGAGAACACGGAGGGGGAGTACAGCAGCCTGGAGCACGAG AGCGTCTCCGGCGTGGTCGAGTGCCTGAAGATCATCACCAAGGCACGGTCCCTGCGCATCGCCGACTACGCCTTCCGGCTGGCCCGCGAGGCCGGGCGCGCCAAGGTCACCGCCGTGCACAAGGCCAACATCAT gaagCTGGGCGACGGGCTCTTCCTGCAGTGCTGCCGGGAGGTGGCGGGCGGCTACCCGGAGATCACCTTCGAGAGCATGATCGTGGACAACACCACCATGCAG CTGGTGTCCCGCCCCCAGCAGTTCGACGTCATGGTGATGCCCAATCTCTACGGGAACATCGTGAACAACGTGTGTGCGGGGCTGGTCGGGGGCCCGGGGCTGGTGCCCGGTGCCAACTACGGGAGGGACTTTGCCGTCTTCGAGACT GCCACGCGGAACACAGGGAAGAGCATCGCCCAGAAGAACGTCGCCAACCCCACGGCCACCCTGCTCGCCGCCTGCATGATGCTGGACCACCTCCG GCTCCACAGCTTCGCCACCACCATCCGCCAGGCAGTGCTGGCCTCCCTGGACGACGAGGCg acccacACGCCGGACATCGGGGGCCAGGGCACCACGTCGGGGGCCGTCCAGTCCATCCTGCGTCACGTCCGCACGGCCAGCGGCTGGAGCCAGTGCAGCTAG